A single genomic interval of Bacillus smithii harbors:
- a CDS encoding Spo0B C-terminal domain-containing protein yields MNNDWTLLEVLKYVRHDWMNRIQLIKGNLDLGHTENAKRVIDEIILNSRQETRLTNLNLPCLAEWIMTYNWRSRQLTLEYEILDDYRNVSLNDQLITKWMCTLCQEIEKRVDPRGENHLFLSIQERGKAHCFFFDLSGIIKDSHELERWIEQSVKSLFETEVEFIESTDENLQFQVCFSPMER; encoded by the coding sequence ATGAATAATGACTGGACGCTGCTGGAAGTTTTAAAATACGTGCGGCATGATTGGATGAATCGCATCCAGTTAATCAAGGGCAATCTTGATTTAGGACATACAGAAAATGCAAAACGTGTGATTGACGAAATTATTTTAAATAGCCGTCAGGAAACAAGGCTGACCAATTTAAATTTGCCATGTTTGGCTGAATGGATCATGACTTACAATTGGCGGTCTCGACAACTGACGCTAGAATACGAGATTTTGGATGATTATCGCAACGTTTCGTTAAACGATCAGCTCATAACAAAATGGATGTGCACTTTGTGCCAAGAAATCGAAAAGAGGGTGGATCCTCGAGGAGAGAATCATTTATTTCTTTCTATTCAAGAAAGAGGCAAGGCGCATTGTTTCTTTTTTGACTTAAGTGGGATAATAAAAGACAGCCATGAACTGGAAAGATGGATTGAGCAATCCGTCAAATCGCTTTTCGAAACAGAGGTGGAATTCATCGA
- the rpmA gene encoding 50S ribosomal protein L27 — protein MLKLDLQFFASKKGVGSTKNGRDSIAKRLGAKRADGQFVTGGSILYRQRGTKVYPGENVGRGGDDTLYAKIDGVVRFERFGRDKKKVSVYPVAKEA, from the coding sequence ATGCTTAAATTAGATCTTCAGTTTTTTGCATCGAAAAAAGGGGTTGGGTCTACTAAAAACGGCCGCGACTCTATCGCAAAACGCTTGGGCGCTAAACGTGCGGATGGACAATTTGTAACAGGCGGTTCTATTCTTTATCGCCAACGCGGTACAAAAGTCTATCCTGGCGAAAACGTTGGCCGTGGCGGAGACGACACGCTATATGCTAAAATTGACGGCGTTGTTCGTTTTGAACGATTCGGTCGTGACAAAAAGAAAGTTAGCGTCTATCCTGTTGCGAAAGAAGCATAA
- a CDS encoding ribosomal-processing cysteine protease Prp gives MINVVIEKDRSGKIRSFTMDGHADFAEYGQDIVCAGASAVSFGAINSIMVLTNVEPEIEQKGGGGFLRCVIPETTTGKELEKVQFLLEAMVVSLQTIEQQYGDFIKIVFKTVGGGKNA, from the coding sequence ATGATAAATGTCGTGATCGAAAAAGATCGTTCCGGCAAAATTCGTTCATTTACAATGGACGGACACGCCGATTTTGCTGAATATGGCCAAGATATCGTTTGCGCGGGGGCATCAGCTGTGTCATTCGGGGCCATTAATTCCATCATGGTGTTGACAAATGTGGAACCGGAGATTGAACAAAAAGGCGGCGGAGGTTTTCTCCGTTGCGTTATTCCTGAAACGACGACGGGAAAAGAATTGGAAAAAGTTCAGTTTCTTTTGGAAGCCATGGTGGTGTCCTTGCAAACGATTGAACAGCAGTACGGAGATTTTATCAAGATCGTATTTAAAACTGTAGGAGGTGGAAAGAATGCTTAA
- the rplU gene encoding 50S ribosomal protein L21 yields MYAIIETGGKQLKVEEGQTVYIEKVDAAEGETVTFDKVLFVGGEDVKVGTPLVEGATVTGKVEKHGRGKKIVVFKYKPKKNYRRKQGHRQPYTKVVIEKINA; encoded by the coding sequence ATGTACGCTATTATTGAAACTGGCGGAAAACAGTTGAAAGTGGAAGAAGGTCAAACTGTTTATATCGAAAAAGTGGATGCTGCTGAAGGAGAAACTGTGACTTTTGACAAAGTTTTATTCGTAGGCGGCGAAGATGTAAAAGTAGGTACTCCACTTGTAGAAGGTGCAACGGTCACTGGCAAAGTGGAAAAACATGGCCGCGGCAAAAAAATCGTTGTTTTTAAATATAAACCAAAGAAAAATTATCGCCGCAAACAAGGTCATCGTCAACCTTACACAAAAGTCGTGATTGAAAAAATCAACGCGTAA
- a CDS encoding Rne/Rng family ribonuclease: MNQIIVSAKGREKRMAVLRDGKADQFHIFQPSHQSIVGNIYYGVIQKIEPGMNACFVDIGIGKNGYLPKDQIPDSRQLPISQLVFEGEKIAVQVKKDATDHKGPELTALIEWPGMYLVYIPAGNHIAVSRKMGQEERENWKQWAQQMKKEQEGVILRTSVAAGEKTEIEKEWVALREMHRKVLSQIPNKKAPSLLFQRDPFKEEAIAQMIRLKSGSLIVDDPAFQKLITSDARFSSQHWRCELHHHPQDLFSTFDLDAEIQKALKQIVWLPSGGYVIIEKTEAMTVIDVNSGKYTGKSDFRHTAFLSNIEAAREIPRQIRLRDISGIILIDFINMDSDKDREQIRAVLEEETAKDPKSVNVYEFTSLGLLQLTRKKTKNSLLETLTEPCPVCMGKGRVLSAATTAFQMERALFEYARQDQEAVLLDVTEDVKKAFAGEQNGDHFHLENLLKKKIFYRIVNRPHPFGEISRLGTEEEMKLLGERPKKG, translated from the coding sequence ATGAATCAAATTATCGTAAGTGCAAAAGGCCGGGAAAAGCGCATGGCAGTTCTCCGCGACGGAAAAGCGGATCAATTTCATATTTTTCAGCCTTCGCATCAATCCATTGTCGGAAATATTTATTACGGGGTTATCCAAAAAATTGAGCCGGGCATGAACGCTTGTTTTGTCGATATCGGAATCGGAAAAAACGGTTATTTGCCTAAAGATCAAATTCCTGATTCCCGCCAATTGCCGATTTCACAATTAGTGTTCGAAGGGGAAAAGATAGCGGTTCAAGTAAAAAAAGATGCCACTGATCATAAAGGTCCTGAGTTGACGGCCCTCATAGAATGGCCCGGGATGTATTTAGTCTATATACCGGCAGGAAATCATATCGCCGTTTCAAGAAAAATGGGTCAAGAAGAACGAGAAAACTGGAAACAATGGGCACAACAAATGAAAAAAGAGCAGGAAGGCGTCATTTTAAGAACTTCTGTTGCCGCTGGTGAAAAAACAGAAATTGAAAAGGAATGGGTGGCGTTGCGGGAAATGCATAGAAAGGTATTGTCCCAAATACCGAATAAAAAAGCCCCTTCTTTATTATTTCAAAGAGATCCGTTTAAGGAAGAAGCGATCGCTCAAATGATCAGATTAAAGAGCGGGTCGCTGATTGTGGACGATCCTGCTTTTCAAAAGTTGATTACTAGCGATGCCCGTTTCTCCAGTCAACATTGGCGTTGTGAGCTTCATCATCATCCGCAAGATCTTTTTTCCACTTTTGACCTTGATGCGGAGATACAAAAGGCATTAAAACAAATTGTCTGGCTTCCAAGCGGCGGATATGTCATTATTGAAAAAACGGAAGCGATGACAGTTATTGATGTAAATTCGGGGAAATATACGGGGAAAAGCGATTTTCGTCATACTGCTTTTCTCTCAAATATCGAAGCAGCAAGGGAAATTCCAAGGCAGATTCGATTGCGTGATATAAGCGGCATCATTTTAATCGATTTTATTAATATGGACTCGGACAAAGATAGAGAACAAATCCGGGCAGTGCTGGAGGAAGAAACAGCAAAGGATCCGAAAAGCGTGAACGTGTACGAATTTACTTCTCTCGGATTACTCCAGCTGACAAGAAAGAAAACGAAAAACTCCCTGCTGGAAACGTTGACGGAGCCTTGCCCTGTTTGTATGGGGAAAGGAAGAGTTTTAAGCGCAGCAACGACTGCTTTTCAAATGGAGAGAGCTCTTTTCGAATATGCGAGACAGGATCAAGAAGCTGTTTTGCTTGATGTAACGGAGGATGTCAAAAAAGCATTTGCCGGCGAACAAAATGGCGATCATTTTCATTTAGAGAATCTTCTAAAGAAAAAAATATTCTATAGGATTGTCAATCGGCCACATCCTTTTGGAGAAATCAGCCGACTGGGAACAGAGGAAGAAATGAAATTGCTAGGAGAAAGACCGAAAAAAGGTTGA
- a CDS encoding M50 family metallopeptidase has product MNKAVTFFSKIHIHPLLWLVIGISVATGYFFDLIMVLCIIAIHEMGHFFTALFFSWRIRKVSLLPFGGVAEMDEHGNRPLHEELLVVIAGPIQHVWMMGLAALLYSFHIVPKVFYDDFLMYNWMILCFNLLPIWPLDGGKLILLILSRVKTFLSAMQWTVVSSFFLLVCLHAMVLIWAPFQLHLWIVLSFLYFSLWQEWKQRHYVMMRFLLERYYGNRRGIHQLKPITVSSDTVLSTVLMQFQRGVKHPIIVMENGEEKGKLDENEVLHAYFSEKQTTVKIGDLLYYY; this is encoded by the coding sequence TTGAATAAAGCCGTCACTTTTTTTTCAAAAATTCATATTCATCCTCTTCTTTGGCTGGTGATCGGAATTAGCGTTGCCACTGGATACTTTTTCGATTTAATCATGGTGTTATGTATTATTGCCATCCATGAAATGGGGCACTTTTTTACAGCCCTGTTTTTTTCGTGGAGAATCAGAAAAGTATCGTTGCTCCCGTTCGGCGGAGTGGCGGAAATGGATGAACACGGAAATCGACCTTTGCATGAAGAATTGCTGGTCGTCATCGCTGGTCCGATTCAACATGTATGGATGATGGGATTAGCCGCACTGTTGTATTCTTTTCATATAGTTCCGAAAGTATTTTATGATGATTTTCTTATGTACAATTGGATGATTCTTTGTTTTAATTTATTGCCGATTTGGCCGCTGGATGGCGGAAAATTAATCTTGCTCATACTGTCAAGAGTCAAAACTTTTTTGAGCGCTATGCAGTGGACAGTCGTTAGTTCCTTTTTTTTGCTCGTTTGCCTGCATGCAATGGTTTTGATATGGGCTCCGTTTCAACTCCATCTTTGGATTGTTCTCTCATTCTTATATTTTTCGCTTTGGCAAGAATGGAAACAACGTCATTATGTGATGATGCGCTTTTTGCTTGAACGTTATTACGGAAATCGAAGGGGGATACATCAGCTTAAACCGATCACTGTATCGAGCGATACGGTTTTATCGACTGTATTAATGCAGTTTCAACGGGGAGTCAAACATCCGATCATTGTGATGGAAAATGGAGAAGAAAAAGGAAAATTAGATGAAAATGAAGTGTTACACGCCTATTTCTCTGAAAAACAAACAACGGTGAAAATTGGCGACCTTCTTTATTATTATTGA
- a CDS encoding M23 family metallopeptidase, whose translation MKDRKKEIKKRIAKRNREKRRQANQRAFQPINMAFGEEMEFDHQAIDYEAPNDEYRPFVKKEWFLFKILASGALVLGTAIVFKSQSPVMVDSQKWIRQAMETDIQFASIANWYEKQFGKPLAIWPQKEKTVTVDKPKKDLAVPASGKVVETFQANGKGVMVKTGKGEVVDAMKDGLVIFAGKEAETGNTVVIQHPDQSESWYGQLQSISVEPYQRVQAGEAIGKAKDRADGTSGEFYFAIKQDDHYIDPNKVIKFE comes from the coding sequence ATGAAGGATCGAAAAAAGGAAATTAAGAAAAGAATTGCGAAACGAAACAGGGAAAAACGACGTCAAGCCAATCAGCGCGCCTTTCAGCCTATCAATATGGCATTTGGAGAAGAAATGGAATTTGATCACCAAGCCATTGATTACGAAGCTCCAAATGATGAGTACAGGCCTTTCGTGAAAAAGGAATGGTTTCTCTTTAAAATATTGGCTTCGGGAGCGCTTGTTTTGGGGACCGCGATTGTATTTAAAAGCCAATCACCTGTGATGGTCGACAGTCAAAAGTGGATACGCCAAGCAATGGAAACAGACATTCAGTTTGCCTCCATTGCCAACTGGTATGAAAAACAGTTTGGGAAGCCCTTGGCCATATGGCCGCAGAAAGAAAAAACAGTCACAGTGGACAAACCAAAAAAGGATTTGGCCGTTCCGGCGTCCGGAAAAGTGGTGGAAACATTTCAAGCGAATGGAAAAGGAGTCATGGTGAAGACAGGAAAAGGGGAAGTAGTAGATGCGATGAAAGATGGGCTTGTCATCTTTGCCGGGAAAGAAGCCGAAACGGGGAATACAGTAGTCATTCAGCATCCTGATCAATCCGAATCTTGGTATGGGCAATTGCAATCCATTTCTGTGGAGCCCTATCAACGCGTTCAGGCGGGGGAAGCAATCGGAAAGGCGAAAGACCGGGCAGACGGAACTTCTGGTGAATTTTATTTTGCAATCAAACAAGACGATCATTACATCGATCCAAACAAGGTGATCAAATTTGAATAA